A stretch of DNA from Candidatus Nomurabacteria bacterium:
TGAGAGAAATCTTTTGGATCTGACTTTTTGAGAAGTGCAATACCTAAAGAGCAAGAAGAATCTTTAATTAGCTTAATTGATTCTATGAGATTACTATCATCTGATTCTACTTGCAAAATAATCAATTTTGGAGGATGAGTTAAGTTTAAAAGAAACTTAATGACATCTAGAGGTTTCTGATACATAACATGTACTGAGTAAGTTAAAACAGGATCAAGATATGTATTTCTGAAATCTACTAGATTAGTAGAGCCTGAGAAGTCACTGCTTGCTAAATCTAAATGAGCGTAATCAGAAATACTGGAAATTAAATCTGTTTGAGTTGTAAAATCGTGGACACCAAGTGCGGTGATTGTGGGTACTACTATCCTCATAAGTCTTTAATCTCAATTTTTTAAGTATTTAGTATTCCAATTACCGGTAGTTTATTCAAGACTCTTTTACCATGCGGTGATTGATTAATAAGAGAACTTAAGTCTTCACCACATTTAGCTTGTCCGCCAGACGGTCCATGCTCGCCGTTTCTCCACTGCTCATTGCTGCTGGCATCATATACATTTCCGTCTACAGCGACTAGACACTTATTCCCATTCAATCCATTACTTTTATTTAACTGCTCTAGAGTTATTCTTTCGTTTGATGATGAACTTTGGGTTATATTACTTGAACTTACGTGATTATCGAGCGCAGCATCGTTTTTAACCCTGCTTTGACGAGATATTGCAAAGCTAATAAATAACATTCCCGCAAATACTAAGCTGATAATAAAAACTTCTATATATTTGGTAAGTTGTTTTTTATTAACGTATTTGTCGTAATAGAAAAACAATAAGCTTAGCCCATATAGTAGCCATACGTACTTAAAATGTTCTGAGTTGATTACAAAACCTAATTTAAATCCATGAGCAATTATTAGTAGCATGGCTAAATCGTTAAGCTTAAGAACTGTATTCCAAACTTTTGGTTTAGATTTTAAATATTTTTTTAGTTCAAATGATAAGAATATAAAAAGAGATATAGTACCTAAAGAAATAAATAAGTAGCCTAAAGTGCCGGCATAATTCTTTAGGCTTGAGGGAGGATTACCCAAACCTAGATTATTAAGGTGTAAAATAATACCTATTGGGTGAGCAATAATTGCTAGCAGAACAAATCTTTGAGAAATTTTAAATGTTTTAGATGTATCTAAGTTCGGATCAAAGTTTGTTTTTAAAAAACCTGAGAGATAGTGTACCCACATAAATCCAAAAGCTAGTAATGCAAGCAAGCTTGGTATAGAAAATCCACTAAGGTTACCCTTATAGACCTCATTCCACCCGAGTAGTGTTACCGAAATAACGGCTAGATAACTTGCATTTATCAAATTCTTACTTTGATTAAAGTTTATTGGTTGTTTAATAGTTTTTTTAAAATTCATATCTTAATCTTTAAATTTAATTTCAGATATTTTATCTAAACCTGGCTGTACTTCATTTATTGTAATGGTTTTATTTTTACTCTTTATAAAGTAACTAAAGACTTGACTTGTTGATGTTATCTCGTTCAAATAATTTCCGTCATAATCTATATAGAAGATTTTTTCATCAGTTGTTTTAAGTTGTAAGTGTTCTGAATCTATCCATGAGAAATCATTTATTTTCAAATTATTTAATGTGAAAGTTTGCGATGACTCTTTTTCGAAGTTGTATATAAAAAGTGTGTTTTCTGATAAATGTATAGCGATATATGTACCAGGCTGTGGCGAACCTTGAATGCTTTCTTTAATTTGATTTGACTTCATACTCTCAAACGTAGAAAGGAAAAGTGGATTCGATACTTTTGTATTATCATCCATAGAGTCTAATGGGTTTTTATAAATGATAAGTTCTTTATTGTATAAATTTGATATTGATAGATAATAGTCTCTCCTATTAGCCGTATACTGAAAGTCTAGATCTTTCGGATTACCAACAAAAAGAGTGTTAACTAGTTTTGGGGAGTTTTGATCATCTTTGATTAATACTTGAATGCCTGGCTTCTCAGCATCTTTACTTGTTTTAGAGTAAACATATTTACTATTTCTAAAATTGTTAAAATCTAAAACTTCTATATCAATAATCTGCTCTTTAACTAAACTTACAGGGTTGTAAATTGCTAGTTCACCATTTTTATTTAAGTAAAGCTTTGATTTGTCGTCGTATCTGTACTGATTTATTCCTACTCCTACAGAATTAGTTAGATTAGTAGATTCTGCTGGAGCATCAACTCTTAGATTTATTAGTTCTTTATTATCATCAAAAGTGTGCTCTAAAAATATAGAGTCACCATTGGGGCTCCACTTATCGAATTTAATGTCACCCAAGCTCCCGTCAGCTTGTCGAGTAAAGATTTGACTTGGGACTATAATGGTATTACTTATGTTTGCAGGATCATCCTCTTTTAAGTTTAGCTCCTCAAATATGTAAGATTGAGCTAAGCTTAGACCACTTTTGGATACGGCTATTACTTTTGAGTCAGAGTTTAAACTTGAATAAGTCTTTTTAGGTATGTTTGTGAGAATGTCTTTAGAGACTAAACTATTAGGAATTAAATATGGATAATAAAACCACTCGACTTCTTCTGCTTTTATGCTAAAGTTTTTTTCCCACGTTCTGTAACCGTTAGCCTCTAGTCTTAAGTTGTGGCTCCCTTCATCAATCTCTAGTTTATAATCTGTTTTTTTACCGATGTCTTTACCGTCAATGTAAATTTTTGAAGATATGGGCGCAGAATTGATTAAAAGGATACCTCGTTTTTCTACTCTGCCATTTTTTGTAAATGTATAACCTTTTGCTCGGTAAAAGATTAATACGCTCAAAAAAATAGTTAGTGCTGTAAAAAAAGTATATAATGTGACTCTTTTTATAAATTTTGCACGAGGCTCATGAGCATAAGTCACCTTGTGATAGGAGTTTTTTCGCGGCTTTTTTGTTTTTGATATTTTTTTTGCCATCTAGTACTTAGATTTTAGCAAAAATAACTAAGAAATGTGATGATTATTTTTAATATGGCTTCTGTTAAACTTAAAAACA
This window harbors:
- a CDS encoding PEGA domain-containing protein, with the protein product MAKKISKTKKPRKNSYHKVTYAHEPRAKFIKRVTLYTFFTALTIFLSVLIFYRAKGYTFTKNGRVEKRGILLINSAPISSKIYIDGKDIGKKTDYKLEIDEGSHNLRLEANGYRTWEKNFSIKAEEVEWFYYPYLIPNSLVSKDILTNIPKKTYSSLNSDSKVIAVSKSGLSLAQSYIFEELNLKEDDPANISNTIIVPSQIFTRQADGSLGDIKFDKWSPNGDSIFLEHTFDDNKELINLRVDAPAESTNLTNSVGVGINQYRYDDKSKLYLNKNGELAIYNPVSLVKEQIIDIEVLDFNNFRNSKYVYSKTSKDAEKPGIQVLIKDDQNSPKLVNTLFVGNPKDLDFQYTANRRDYYLSISNLYNKELIIYKNPLDSMDDNTKVSNPLFLSTFESMKSNQIKESIQGSPQPGTYIAIHLSENTLFIYNFEKESSQTFTLNNLKINDFSWIDSEHLQLKTTDEKIFYIDYDGNYLNEITSTSQVFSYFIKSKNKTITINEVQPGLDKISEIKFKD
- a CDS encoding cytochrome B5 — translated: MTLEQLNKSNGLNGNKCLVAVDGNVYDASSNEQWRNGEHGPSGGQAKCGEDLSSLINQSPHGKRVLNKLPVIGILNT